From Butyricimonas paravirosa, one genomic window encodes:
- a CDS encoding SusC/RagA family TonB-linked outer membrane protein yields MREKIEKVMKLFWILMCLFTFSVSANTLAQQERVSLNLKDVAVRALFDEIQRQTNLYFVFNTELTDRLGQLSVNVKNETVENVLQQILKGTGLTYKFRGDLIVIQQEDKKEDVKKGKRIVGIVIDENSGDVLPGVTVKLCSESSVALGTATDYQGRFVLTLPVVKGALEFSFVGYETQKMNFTEKTDSLRVVLREKMNELEDVVVTGYQQIDRRHLTAAVTTVKMSDIDVPGVNRIDQMLEGRIPGMTFMQNSGQVGATPKLRIRGTSSILGNQEPLWVVDGIIQQDPVNIDPQQLNDLDFVNLLGNAIAGLNPDDVEQIDVLKDAAATALYGVRAANGVIVITTKKGKVGPPKLSYSLTGTFSTRPRYSDRGVNLMNSKERVDVSRELMERGVRYTGVYNSFTDWIGYEKAYLDYFKYGSISFNDFKERSAYYETLNTDWLDLLCRDVFSHNHSLSISGGNESAKYYASFGYANEEGNIKGEKNERYTASVRVTVQHKRLQMQFGVSGNVQDKTYNPSDLGIMNYAYNMTRAIPLYGEDGELYTYKKGNYPFNIIREMEESDYTINQRNASANAQVQYRFTDAFKLIGTASYSMGTSDDETWYGENSNYILKLKDANSSMTRSECPFGGELKTNSNRSSSYTFRVQADYSKFWDKNKDHFTNASIGWELSSSKYNTTANTERGYLKDRGMTFAALKGEDYSKYPKYFDWVIRNYPKYSKSLTNTTSFYLTLTYSYKDRYIFNVNSRADWSNAFGSRSNEKLFPVWSFSGRWNMTNDVVKNVSWINNLALRVSYGIQGNMQNNQPTQLIINKGGYDSSKGGYISTVEKFPNPDLKWEKTYSFNAGIDFSFLKDKIQGSISGYYKKTVDAFLSKTVCDVNGVTTYVVNSGNVENKGIELSLNFNPINRAVSANGKRGFVWRFDPQIGQTLNKLLNDRIKQKDKTLQDELTLSQFLNGSVQLSGTPLNTFFSFKYAGLDNQGKPTFKDLEADRAEELHEKYKNLSKKDVWLAVLDESGTRVPVLQGGFNNYFGYRSFSLTVNFSYSIGNKIRLLRIASGEYSAVSPKPMQNLRREFMNRWRNPGDEKITDIPALDIEGGQDKGWWNANKYKVEWEPSGSATIYSMYDDSDLRVASGNYLRLQSLSLRYLFPRALAKKLGFSSGYLSLSGSNLFTWCSKDLKGQSPEQSGTSSVVNISVRPKYSLNLNVVF; encoded by the coding sequence ATGAGAGAAAAAATTGAAAAAGTGATGAAACTTTTCTGGATTTTAATGTGTTTGTTCACCTTTTCTGTTTCGGCTAACACGCTTGCCCAGCAGGAAAGAGTCAGTCTGAATCTGAAAGACGTGGCGGTACGGGCTTTGTTTGACGAGATTCAGAGGCAAACGAATCTGTATTTTGTTTTTAACACGGAGTTGACGGATCGTTTGGGGCAGTTGTCCGTGAACGTGAAGAACGAGACGGTGGAAAACGTGCTGCAACAGATTCTGAAAGGAACGGGATTGACGTACAAGTTCCGGGGAGATCTGATCGTGATTCAACAGGAGGATAAGAAAGAGGATGTAAAAAAAGGCAAGAGAATAGTCGGAATAGTTATTGATGAGAACTCGGGTGATGTTTTACCGGGTGTAACCGTAAAATTATGTTCGGAATCTTCTGTGGCTTTAGGGACGGCGACGGATTATCAGGGGCGTTTTGTATTGACATTGCCCGTGGTCAAGGGTGCATTGGAGTTCTCTTTCGTGGGTTACGAGACTCAGAAAATGAATTTTACGGAGAAGACGGATAGCTTGAGAGTGGTGTTGAGAGAGAAAATGAACGAGTTGGAGGATGTTGTGGTGACCGGTTATCAGCAAATTGATCGGCGACATTTGACTGCAGCTGTTACGACTGTTAAAATGAGTGATATTGATGTCCCGGGCGTAAATCGTATCGACCAGATGCTGGAAGGACGTATTCCCGGTATGACTTTTATGCAGAATAGCGGTCAGGTGGGAGCTACTCCGAAATTGAGAATACGGGGAACTTCTTCTATTTTGGGTAATCAGGAACCGTTGTGGGTAGTGGATGGAATTATTCAGCAAGATCCGGTGAATATTGATCCCCAACAGTTGAATGATTTGGATTTCGTGAATTTGTTGGGGAACGCTATTGCCGGGTTGAATCCGGATGACGTGGAGCAGATTGACGTGTTGAAGGATGCGGCTGCCACAGCATTGTATGGGGTGCGGGCTGCCAATGGAGTTATCGTTATCACCACGAAAAAAGGGAAGGTGGGTCCCCCGAAATTATCATATTCGTTGACAGGTACGTTTTCTACTCGTCCTCGGTATTCGGATAGAGGGGTGAATTTGATGAATTCCAAGGAAAGAGTAGATGTTTCCCGGGAATTGATGGAACGAGGAGTTCGTTATACTGGTGTTTACAATAGTTTTACGGATTGGATTGGGTACGAGAAGGCATATCTGGATTATTTTAAATATGGTTCTATTAGTTTCAATGATTTTAAAGAGCGTTCCGCTTATTACGAGACGTTGAATACCGACTGGCTTGATCTTTTGTGTCGGGATGTGTTCTCGCATAATCACTCATTGAGTATCAGTGGAGGAAATGAGAGCGCTAAATATTATGCTTCTTTTGGATATGCAAATGAAGAGGGGAATATTAAAGGGGAGAAGAATGAGCGTTACACGGCAAGTGTACGAGTAACTGTACAACATAAGAGATTGCAAATGCAATTCGGCGTTTCCGGTAATGTTCAGGATAAAACCTATAATCCTAGTGATTTAGGTATTATGAATTATGCTTATAATATGACCCGGGCGATTCCTCTCTACGGTGAGGACGGGGAGTTGTACACGTATAAAAAGGGGAATTATCCATTTAATATCATTCGGGAAATGGAGGAGTCTGATTATACAATTAATCAGAGGAATGCGAGTGCGAATGCACAAGTCCAGTATCGTTTTACAGATGCATTCAAGTTAATAGGTACGGCTTCTTATTCCATGGGAACTTCCGATGATGAAACGTGGTATGGCGAGAACTCGAATTATATCCTTAAATTGAAAGATGCGAATTCGTCCATGACTAGGAGTGAATGTCCTTTTGGTGGGGAGTTGAAAACAAATTCAAATCGTAGTAGTTCTTATACATTCCGGGTACAAGCGGATTATAGCAAGTTTTGGGATAAAAATAAGGACCATTTTACGAATGCTTCTATCGGTTGGGAATTGTCATCTTCTAAATATAATACTACGGCAAACACGGAGCGGGGGTATCTGAAAGATCGGGGAATGACTTTCGCCGCGTTAAAAGGGGAGGATTATTCCAAGTATCCGAAATATTTTGATTGGGTGATTCGGAATTATCCGAAATATAGTAAATCTTTGACGAATACAACATCGTTTTATCTTACGTTGACGTATAGTTATAAGGATCGGTATATTTTTAACGTGAATTCCCGTGCAGATTGGTCTAATGCATTCGGGAGTCGTAGTAACGAAAAACTTTTTCCGGTGTGGTCTTTTTCCGGTCGTTGGAATATGACGAATGATGTCGTGAAGAATGTGAGTTGGATTAATAATCTGGCTTTACGCGTGTCTTATGGTATTCAGGGGAATATGCAAAATAATCAACCGACTCAATTAATTATCAATAAAGGCGGGTATGATTCTTCAAAAGGAGGATATATTTCAACTGTGGAGAAGTTTCCTAATCCTGATTTAAAATGGGAAAAGACGTATTCTTTTAATGCCGGGATAGATTTCAGTTTCCTTAAAGATAAAATTCAGGGTTCTATTTCCGGTTATTATAAAAAGACCGTGGATGCCTTTTTGTCCAAGACCGTGTGTGACGTGAATGGGGTGACAACTTATGTCGTGAATTCCGGTAATGTTGAAAACAAAGGTATAGAGTTGTCTTTGAACTTTAATCCGATTAACCGTGCTGTCTCGGCTAATGGGAAAAGAGGTTTTGTCTGGCGTTTTGATCCACAGATCGGGCAGACATTGAATAAGTTGTTAAACGATCGTATCAAACAGAAAGATAAAACGTTACAAGATGAATTGACTTTGTCGCAATTTTTGAATGGTTCTGTTCAATTATCCGGAACCCCGCTGAACACTTTCTTTTCATTCAAGTATGCCGGGTTGGATAATCAAGGGAAACCGACATTTAAGGATTTGGAGGCAGATCGGGCGGAGGAATTACATGAAAAGTACAAGAATTTATCTAAGAAGGATGTGTGGTTGGCCGTGCTAGATGAGTCCGGAACTCGGGTTCCTGTTCTTCAGGGTGGTTTTAATAATTATTTTGGTTACCGAAGTTTTAGTTTAACGGTTAATTTTTCTTATAGCATCGGTAATAAAATTAGATTGTTACGAATTGCTTCCGGAGAATATAGTGCGGTGTCTCCCAAACCGATGCAAAATTTGCGCCGGGAGTTTATGAATCGTTGGAGAAATCCGGGAGATGAAAAAATAACCGATATTCCGGCTCTGGATATAGAAGGTGGTCAGGATAAAGGATGGTGGAATGCTAATAAATATAAAGTTGAATGGGAGCCAAGTGGCAGTGCCACGATATATTCCATGTATGATGATTCAGACTTGAGGGTCGCGAGCGGGAATTATTTGCGTTTGCAATCTTTGTCCTTACGTTATTTGTTCCCAAGGGCGTTGGCTAAGAAGTTAGGTTTTTCTTCCGGTTATTTATCCTTGTCCGGTTCGAATTTGTTTACTTGGTGCAGTAAGGACCTGAAGGGACAATCACCGGAACAATCTGGAACTTCCAGCGTGGTCAATATATCTGTCCGTCCGAAGTATTCGCTTAATTTGAATGTTGTTTTTTAA
- a CDS encoding TlpA family protein disulfide reductase, with amino-acid sequence MKKVFLILLILVLSFCAIAQKQDTVVTITGRVASGKPMHLLVERQVGMTQRLVEADVSGEYSITFPVKEPMFLSISIGRQVFSGNLFVAPGAKINLDLTQDEKFQGSYAGVNNLLRRVLAEEFKPKTDGIKTFTKPYAEALYRGYQEREKVIETSGLSMKDQQIVKGYMQFQLLENLYMMILRSKAFGKVFNPPDVAPDYSDPVLNVKWVRELTFTGDWFALFQEWLYAQVRNEKIKIGSRVTYLNDMASVIEDPVLKEAYLLRAIKLELLQGNVKGLEERLQKAKCIVKFKAGKNELAVCAQELKKSVYRDMSGLDFSKYSFPNIHGDTICLSEFKGKYVFVDLWSTGCNPCVAEINYAKRLEDRLKDLPLVWVSISLDTHVDTWKKFVKQKDMDGEQLLCSRAYKHPLMQQMAVHGIPRFIILDPAGKVWDASSRRPSDPVLGELLLKELSGN; translated from the coding sequence ATGAAAAAGGTATTTTTAATCTTACTTATTTTGGTTTTGTCCTTTTGTGCAATAGCTCAAAAACAGGATACGGTTGTGACGATAACAGGACGAGTAGCGTCTGGAAAACCCATGCACCTTCTTGTTGAACGGCAAGTTGGGATGACACAGCGGTTGGTGGAGGCTGATGTCAGCGGAGAATATAGTATTACCTTTCCTGTCAAGGAACCTATGTTTTTATCGATAAGTATCGGCCGGCAAGTTTTTTCAGGTAATTTGTTTGTAGCTCCGGGAGCGAAGATTAATCTTGATTTGACTCAAGATGAGAAATTTCAAGGCTCTTATGCTGGGGTAAATAATTTATTACGACGAGTGTTAGCGGAAGAGTTTAAGCCGAAAACAGACGGGATAAAAACGTTTACAAAACCTTATGCCGAAGCGTTGTATCGTGGGTATCAAGAGCGGGAAAAAGTGATTGAAACTTCTGGTTTATCAATGAAGGATCAACAGATAGTCAAGGGATATATGCAATTCCAGTTACTGGAAAATCTGTATATGATGATACTGCGTTCGAAGGCTTTCGGGAAAGTTTTTAATCCTCCCGATGTGGCTCCTGATTACAGTGATCCCGTGTTGAACGTGAAATGGGTCAGAGAATTGACGTTTACCGGGGATTGGTTTGCTTTGTTTCAAGAGTGGTTGTACGCCCAGGTACGAAATGAAAAAATTAAGATAGGTTCTCGTGTAACTTACTTAAATGATATGGCGAGTGTGATTGAGGATCCTGTGTTAAAGGAGGCTTATTTGTTACGAGCGATAAAGTTAGAATTGTTACAAGGAAACGTGAAGGGTTTGGAGGAACGACTTCAAAAAGCAAAGTGTATCGTGAAATTCAAAGCGGGAAAAAACGAATTGGCTGTATGCGCTCAAGAATTGAAAAAAAGTGTGTATCGGGATATGTCAGGACTTGATTTTAGTAAATATAGTTTCCCGAATATTCATGGAGATACTATTTGTTTATCTGAATTCAAAGGGAAATACGTGTTTGTTGATCTTTGGTCCACGGGGTGTAATCCGTGTGTTGCTGAGATTAATTATGCCAAGAGGTTGGAAGATCGGTTGAAAGATTTACCGTTGGTATGGGTTTCGATCTCGTTGGATACACATGTTGATACTTGGAAAAAGTTTGTAAAGCAAAAGGATATGGATGGAGAACAGTTGTTATGTTCCCGGGCATATAAACATCCTTTGATGCAACAAATGGCTGTTCATGGGATTCCGCGTTTTATTATCTTGGACCCGGCAGGAAAAGTATGGGATGCCTCTTCTCGTAGGCCTTCCGATCCGGTGTTGGGAGAGCTGTTATTAAAAGAGTTGTCTGGAAATTAG
- a CDS encoding RagB/SusD family nutrient uptake outer membrane protein gives MKKYSILWFVVLFCGLSTSCKDFLNEYSQNLAYIETASDLEELLLGSGYQDPAMTICPGAVLATFGNKTQNKDFMTCIHLMDDDIKEAPAPIAKEYKTRSWQMVAGYYRWADDPAIGLTGIAVQDYIWADFYKRIAVLNSIISAIPEQRAKHKSGEEETLNQVGGETYFLRAWYYFMLTNIYGAPYDKSNPNATWGVPLKLSEEVIDIYYSRNTVGEVYASIESDLKKAIEFFKLLSSPRKNAQHGSIDACYALLSRVYLYMERYEDCIEVANKIEGYGVKSLSSLPVTESFATLESVETIFSHGPHEAYWIFGDDAELEVSSRIDIDHLLATGEIIMITTRTVKQNGWSYACSPEFEGLFDENDYRLNRFFSRTRYAKNLVPRKYKSEISISEYDPVSMDTVVYANTGTPASTGGWLRYPEILLNKAEAQACLGQSEAVNTLRSLMQYRYKKMPTIPSGGKELVDFVRLERRKELCYEGHRWFDLRRYAVNNTYPCKRAIEHVCYQIATDAGGSVIAEKVGETTLEEYNDNSFGSWMIPIPQSVIEFCDGNMKNPVRGGVTANFVIEKEEEETL, from the coding sequence ATGAAAAAATATAGTATATTATGGTTTGTAGTTTTATTTTGTGGATTATCTACCTCATGTAAAGATTTTTTGAACGAGTATTCACAAAACTTGGCTTATATTGAAACCGCTTCGGATTTGGAGGAGTTGTTGTTGGGAAGTGGTTACCAAGATCCTGCCATGACGATTTGTCCGGGAGCGGTACTGGCTACATTTGGAAATAAGACACAGAATAAAGATTTTATGACGTGTATCCATTTGATGGATGATGATATAAAAGAAGCACCAGCTCCGATTGCAAAGGAATATAAAACAAGATCGTGGCAAATGGTGGCAGGATATTACCGGTGGGCGGATGATCCCGCTATCGGTTTGACGGGGATAGCTGTACAAGATTATATATGGGCGGATTTTTATAAACGCATCGCTGTTTTGAACTCGATCATTTCAGCCATACCGGAACAACGGGCAAAGCATAAGTCCGGCGAGGAGGAGACGTTGAATCAAGTGGGGGGAGAGACTTATTTTTTGAGAGCTTGGTATTATTTTATGTTGACAAATATATACGGGGCTCCATACGATAAGAGTAATCCGAATGCTACTTGGGGTGTTCCTTTAAAATTGTCGGAAGAAGTGATCGATATTTATTATTCACGAAATACGGTAGGTGAGGTTTACGCGTCTATCGAGTCAGATTTGAAAAAAGCAATCGAGTTTTTTAAGTTGTTGTCTTCACCTAGGAAAAATGCCCAGCATGGAAGTATTGATGCTTGTTACGCTTTGTTGAGTCGGGTTTATCTTTACATGGAAAGATATGAAGATTGTATCGAGGTTGCGAATAAGATAGAGGGATACGGGGTGAAGAGTTTGAGTTCTTTGCCTGTCACCGAATCTTTTGCAACTTTGGAATCCGTGGAAACGATATTTTCCCATGGGCCACACGAGGCGTATTGGATTTTTGGGGACGATGCAGAGTTAGAGGTATCTAGTCGAATAGATATAGATCATTTATTAGCCACTGGTGAAATCATTATGATAACGACTCGTACGGTGAAACAGAACGGCTGGTCGTATGCTTGTTCACCCGAATTCGAGGGATTGTTTGATGAGAATGACTATCGTTTAAACCGTTTCTTCAGTCGGACGCGTTATGCGAAGAATTTGGTTCCCCGAAAGTATAAGTCAGAAATATCTATTTCCGAGTATGATCCGGTAAGTATGGATACGGTTGTTTATGCAAATACCGGAACCCCCGCATCAACTGGAGGGTGGTTACGATATCCCGAGATCCTTTTGAATAAGGCCGAGGCACAGGCTTGTTTGGGACAATCGGAAGCTGTAAATACGTTAAGGAGTTTGATGCAATATCGTTATAAAAAGATGCCAACGATTCCTTCTGGAGGAAAGGAACTTGTTGATTTTGTACGATTAGAACGGCGGAAAGAGTTATGTTATGAGGGACATCGCTGGTTTGATCTTCGTCGTTATGCTGTGAATAATACTTATCCATGTAAACGAGCCATAGAACATGTATGTTATCAAATTGCAACGGATGCGGGTGGGAGCGTAATAGCCGAGAAGGTGGGAGAGACAACGTTGGAAGAATATAATGATAATAGTTTTGGTTCATGGATGATCCCTATCCCGCAAAGTGTCATCGAATTTTGCGATGGTAATATGAAAAACCCTGTGAGAGGCGGAGTTACGGCAAATTTTGTAATTGAAAAAGAAGAGGAGGAAACGCTATGA
- a CDS encoding TlpA family protein disulfide reductase, whose amino-acid sequence MKLNVFIVIKEIFVLCIALLFAACGSGNKFHEHDNELAKLSLDAFAEVKGQVHREKMDEVGLYEVVDGAETLISKTRVGKNGWYGFAIEPARPGFYTVGGEKTSERIRVYLEAGDWAEVNILEDTLVITNRNTPENLLLARWESIFEPVRRRVDHKDFIFFTYKELFPYYMDFLPKAGAFKREIRSENPFFEELLRQTVEYDVEYFALRILSAVKVDRAVMRGCRPEPGDYPDYYSTLVSKDKLNDSSLLRQPYGVDYLMSYTNLALQKLNRKQTIVDQLEWVPCDLLKAEIVLRHAGWAKTYEKYDEIVTYFSKYLTTESHHRRMDELSAKLYVGNKGAKAADFTYPDRNGKLVSLSDFKGKVVVVDVWATWCGPCRKEIPYLIKLEEEMRGKDVVFIGVSVDEKKDHQAWLDVLDKEGLEGIQLFASGWSQIVKDYKIKGIPRFMVFDRQGKVVTIDSPRPSDPRLKALLDAELEK is encoded by the coding sequence ATGAAATTGAATGTTTTTATTGTAATCAAGGAGATCTTTGTTCTTTGTATTGCGTTGCTTTTTGCCGCTTGTGGTAGTGGGAATAAGTTCCATGAACATGATAATGAGTTGGCTAAACTGTCATTGGACGCCTTTGCCGAAGTAAAGGGACAGGTGCATCGGGAAAAAATGGACGAGGTTGGGTTGTATGAAGTGGTGGATGGGGCCGAGACGTTGATTAGTAAAACCCGGGTGGGGAAGAACGGGTGGTACGGGTTTGCGATAGAGCCTGCTCGTCCCGGATTCTACACGGTTGGGGGTGAAAAAACGAGTGAACGAATCCGAGTTTATTTGGAGGCAGGAGACTGGGCAGAGGTGAATATATTGGAAGATACGTTGGTTATAACGAATCGTAATACTCCTGAGAATTTATTGCTAGCCCGGTGGGAGAGCATATTTGAACCAGTGCGTCGGAGGGTGGATCATAAGGATTTTATCTTTTTCACGTATAAAGAGTTATTCCCGTATTACATGGATTTTTTGCCGAAAGCAGGGGCGTTTAAGAGGGAGATTCGTTCTGAGAATCCGTTTTTTGAAGAGTTGCTGAGGCAAACCGTGGAGTATGACGTGGAGTATTTTGCATTGAGGATATTGTCGGCTGTCAAGGTGGATCGGGCTGTGATGAGAGGATGTCGTCCCGAGCCGGGGGATTATCCTGATTATTATTCCACGTTAGTGTCGAAAGATAAATTGAACGACAGCAGCTTGTTGCGGCAGCCTTACGGGGTAGATTATTTGATGAGCTACACGAATCTTGCGTTGCAAAAGCTTAACCGGAAGCAAACCATTGTTGATCAATTGGAATGGGTTCCGTGTGATCTACTGAAGGCGGAGATCGTGTTAAGGCATGCCGGGTGGGCGAAAACGTACGAGAAATATGATGAGATCGTAACTTATTTTTCTAAGTATTTGACAACAGAAAGTCATCATCGGAGGATGGATGAGCTGAGTGCTAAATTGTACGTGGGGAATAAGGGAGCAAAAGCAGCGGATTTTACTTATCCGGATCGGAACGGGAAATTGGTTTCTCTTTCGGATTTCAAGGGGAAAGTGGTCGTGGTGGATGTTTGGGCAACTTGGTGTGGTCCTTGTCGGAAAGAGATACCGTATTTAATTAAGCTGGAAGAAGAGATGCGGGGCAAAGATGTTGTTTTTATAGGGGTGTCCGTGGATGAAAAGAAAGATCATCAGGCTTGGTTGGATGTGTTGGATAAAGAGGGACTGGAAGGCATACAATTGTTTGCCAGTGGTTGGAGCCAGATCGTCAAAGATTATAAAATTAAGGGGATTCCTCGTTTTATGGTGTTTGATCGCCAAGGAAAGGTGGTTACGATTGATTCTCCTCGTCCTTCTGATCCAAGGTTAAAGGCATTACTGGATGCGGAATTAGAAAAATAA
- a CDS encoding TlpA family protein disulfide reductase: MKKVLLLITAVCCVVAVCAQDFTAIKGKVKDQWLSQVKLFKTVDGTPVVCAVSRVEADGSFGFLVKPEKPGFYVIGEDERMNFPVYVKGGEEINIELQENKANLIGKNTRENVQLYKWVEYAYHVWLKSVFFDRVFSTYEDFFPDFEKFVAGLSELKAGLKSGNKEFDALLREWIDYATDYYAVVFLQTPRSKHPKVSDRPEYYKQIINSKKFADERVLDFPNGITMLRLYSIFAVNEKDVNPADKALYEQTCLEAIPSDRLRGEFVVSRFFSEYRTYEEYLDGMKKFEKYWLSPSLKARAEAVGTKLYKTRAGGVAADFTYPDVNGKQVSLSDFKGKVVLIDVWATWCAPCRGEIPYLKKLEEEMKGMDVVFLGVSVDEARNKQKWLDFIEQEKLGSIQVFASGWSKITKDYKINGIPRFIVIDRKGNVVSFDAPRPSNPALKKMLEGALGK, from the coding sequence ATGAAAAAGGTATTATTATTGATCACGGCAGTTTGCTGTGTTGTAGCAGTGTGTGCTCAGGATTTCACGGCAATTAAAGGAAAAGTGAAGGATCAATGGTTGTCACAGGTTAAATTATTTAAGACCGTGGATGGGACTCCGGTGGTGTGTGCGGTAAGTCGGGTGGAGGCGGATGGTAGTTTCGGTTTTCTGGTTAAGCCCGAGAAACCCGGGTTTTACGTGATAGGGGAGGATGAGCGGATGAATTTCCCCGTGTACGTGAAAGGGGGGGAAGAAATAAATATCGAGTTACAGGAAAACAAGGCTAACTTGATAGGCAAGAACACGAGGGAGAACGTGCAATTGTATAAATGGGTGGAATATGCTTATCATGTATGGCTGAAGAGTGTGTTTTTTGATAGAGTATTTAGCACGTATGAGGATTTTTTTCCTGATTTTGAAAAGTTTGTTGCCGGGTTGTCGGAGTTGAAGGCTGGTTTGAAGAGTGGTAACAAGGAGTTCGATGCATTGCTGAGAGAGTGGATTGATTATGCCACGGATTATTATGCTGTTGTTTTTTTACAAACCCCTCGATCGAAACATCCGAAGGTGTCTGATCGACCTGAGTATTACAAGCAGATTATTAATTCGAAGAAATTTGCGGATGAACGAGTGTTGGATTTTCCGAATGGAATTACGATGCTGAGATTGTACTCTATTTTTGCCGTGAACGAGAAGGATGTAAATCCGGCGGATAAGGCCCTGTACGAGCAGACTTGTTTGGAGGCGATCCCAAGTGATCGGCTGAGAGGAGAGTTTGTTGTAAGTCGTTTTTTCTCTGAGTATCGCACGTACGAGGAGTATTTGGATGGGATGAAGAAGTTCGAGAAATATTGGTTATCTCCCTCTTTAAAAGCCCGAGCGGAAGCGGTGGGAACTAAGTTGTACAAGACCCGTGCAGGTGGTGTCGCTGCTGATTTTACTTATCCGGATGTGAACGGTAAACAAGTGTCACTTTCTGATTTTAAGGGTAAGGTGGTGTTGATTGATGTCTGGGCAACTTGGTGCGCTCCTTGCCGGGGAGAGATCCCGTATTTGAAAAAGTTGGAGGAGGAGATGAAGGGTATGGATGTCGTTTTCTTGGGAGTGTCCGTGGATGAGGCTAGAAATAAACAAAAATGGTTAGATTTTATAGAGCAGGAGAAGTTAGGGAGTATTCAAGTTTTTGCTAGTGGTTGGAGTAAAATTACAAAGGATTACAAGATTAACGGGATCCCGCGTTTTATCGTGATCGACCGGAAGGGGAACGTGGTTTCTTTTGATGCTCCTCGTCCTTCGAATCCAGCTTTGAAAAAGATGTTGGAGGGAGCGTTAGGCAAGTAA
- a CDS encoding thioredoxin family protein, translating to MMRKILILCLIVCSLSRLEAQEQGVQFQELTFQEALNKAKAENKLVFVDCYTSWCGPCKYMLNNVFVLPEVGEFFNEHFVNVKYDMEQGEGRYLNGRFHVRSYPTFLMIRPDGTVQHRIVGSRKTENFMECVKRGAEERTSRYYLEKLYKEGKLGAEQRTLYRKSLEDAGDWDEVKALTGEEFKRLSDQEKCLPKNWYLYDQDEVGPQDERFAYVLAHKADFDKQIGKKVVDKRLYDNYYGLLTGLKSNAQVDDLFAFLSKQLETVDFIGKEGILLSLHFVKAQNSQNIDDMLCLLEKDVQNLPHAFLWKAPFLDFIIEKGSEEQIVRYVALEERVINALDNDKMKNITKEFFAKYRSKLN from the coding sequence ATGATGAGAAAAATTCTGATATTGTGTTTGATAGTATGTAGCCTCTCACGGCTTGAAGCCCAAGAACAGGGAGTCCAATTTCAAGAGTTAACTTTTCAGGAAGCACTAAATAAAGCAAAGGCTGAAAATAAACTTGTTTTTGTGGATTGCTACACCAGTTGGTGTGGCCCCTGTAAATATATGCTGAATAATGTCTTTGTTCTTCCGGAGGTGGGTGAGTTTTTCAACGAGCATTTCGTGAATGTGAAATATGATATGGAGCAAGGGGAAGGGAGATATTTAAACGGGCGTTTTCATGTTAGATCTTACCCGACATTCCTGATGATTCGTCCCGATGGAACCGTGCAACACCGGATCGTGGGTTCCCGGAAAACAGAAAACTTCATGGAGTGTGTCAAACGGGGAGCTGAAGAAAGGACTTCTCGTTATTATCTGGAAAAACTCTATAAAGAGGGGAAATTAGGTGCGGAACAACGTACTTTGTATCGTAAAAGTTTGGAGGACGCTGGAGACTGGGATGAGGTGAAGGCATTAACAGGGGAAGAGTTCAAACGACTTTCCGATCAAGAAAAATGTTTACCGAAGAATTGGTATCTGTATGATCAAGATGAAGTTGGTCCTCAAGACGAGCGATTTGCTTATGTACTAGCTCATAAAGCAGATTTCGATAAGCAAATCGGTAAGAAGGTGGTGGATAAAAGATTGTATGATAATTATTATGGTTTACTTACGGGATTGAAATCCAATGCTCAGGTGGATGATCTGTTTGCTTTTTTGAGTAAGCAGTTAGAGACGGTTGATTTTATCGGTAAGGAAGGCATCCTTTTATCTCTTCACTTTGTGAAAGCTCAGAATAGCCAGAATATAGACGATATGCTTTGTCTGTTAGAAAAAGATGTGCAGAATTTGCCGCATGCTTTTTTGTGGAAAGCTCCTTTCCTCGATTTTATCATAGAAAAAGGAAGTGAAGAACAGATCGTGCGTTATGTCGCTTTGGAAGAAAGAGTGATAAATGCATTGGATAATGATAAGATGAAGAATATTACGAAAGAGTTTTTTGCGAAATATCGTTCTAAATTAAATTGA